From a region of the Phaseolus vulgaris cultivar G19833 chromosome 6, P. vulgaris v2.0, whole genome shotgun sequence genome:
- the LOC137831342 gene encoding zinc transporter 11: MSPSSRTLLFLFTFTLLFSHLWAHGGHDDDADAETDSNDAPVDLRARPLILAKVWCLIVIFFATFVSGVSPYVLKWNEGFLVVGTQFAGGVFLGTAMMHFLSDANETFGDLTTKEYPFAFMLACAGYLMTMLADSVISSILEKAGRDGDAGDVEIQGRDTSKVSTNGVTSQSQNRNLSISSTDHNFASPALASAHSLGDTILLIVALCAHSVFEGLAIGVAETKADAWKALWTICLHKIFAAIAMGIALLRMIPNRPLMSCVAYAFAFAISSPIGVAIGIILDATTQGHVADWIFAISMGLACGVFIYVSVNHLLAKGYKPHNPTKVDSAYFKFFAVLLGVGVIAVVMIWDT; the protein is encoded by the exons ATGTCTCCTTCTTCACGCACACTCCTCTTCCTCTTCACGTTCACCCTTCTCTTCTCCCACCTATGGGCCCACGGCGGCCACGACGACGACGCTGACGCTGAAACCGACTCCAACGACGCCCCCGTTGACCTCCGCGCGAGGCCCTTGATCCTGGCGAAGGTGTGGTGTCTGATCGTGATCTTCTTCGCGACCTTCGTGTCGGGGGTGTCTCCCTATGTGCTGAAATGGAACGAGGGGTTCCTTGTTGTGGGGACCCAGTTCGCCGGAGGAGTGTTTCTGGGAACTGCCATGATGCATTTTCTCAGTGATGCTAATGAGACTTTCGGGGATTTGACTACCAAAGAGTACCCTTTCGCGTTCATGCTGGCGTGTGCCGGCTATTTGATGACCATGCTTGCTGATTCCGTCATTTCCTCCATTTTAGAGAAGGCGGGGCGTGATGGAGATGCAGGAGATGTCGAAATCCAAG GGCGTGACACGAGCAAAGTAAGTACCAACGGTGTCACTTCTCAGTCACAAAACCGG AACCTTTCTATTTCCAGCACTGATCACAACTTCGCAAGCCCTGCACTTGCCTCTGCCCATTCACTTGGAGACACCATTCTGTTGATTGTTGCCCTTTGTGCACATTCTGTGTTTGAGGGCTTAGCAATAGGAGTTGCTGAGACAAAAGCAGATGCATGGAAGGCCTTATGGACAATCTGTCTGCACAAGATATTTGCAGCCATAGCCATGGGAATTGCACTCCTTAGAATGATTCCAAACCGTCCCCTTATGTCATGTGTAGCCTATGCTTTCGCTTTTGCCATCTCCAGTCCAATTGGTGTGGCCATTGGAATCATTTTGGATGCCACAACACAAGGTCATGTGGCAGATTGGATCTTTGCCATATCGATGGGTTTGGCTTGTGGAGTGTTCATCTATGTATCAGTAAACCATCTGTTGGCAAAGGGATACAAGCCCCACA